Proteins from a single region of Cetobacterium sp. ZOR0034:
- the priA gene encoding primosomal protein N' — protein MRYFSIYIEKTNDFYTYASEDENIKIGDRVLVSFRNKDKVGLVVEEEIGKEYSFKVLAIKRVLYEELSFSKSFIELLLWIKDYYMSSFDQVFSTAVPAGIKIKYEDIYRINIEKKSLLVDDLLQYFYDRLKFRKKTLVDKFSKEKITEFLEEGYLELRDNWYELNREKNLDRDLENYFIAREEIGKLTLEKKFDKKIIEKHLKEKNIFFERKIKTFDEEKLKKDLEEKIFKKDTELNEEQELIKKGIEESSKRHFLIRGVTGSGKTEIYIQLIKRALERDQGSIFLVPEISLTPQMVKRFKIEFGDEVAILHSRLSSTDRAKEWYSIYIGDKKVVLGVRSAIFAPVQNLEYIIVDEEHENSYKQDTNPRYNAKFVAIKKAELENAKVVLGSATPSIESYYYGKKGIFQLFEIEHRYKDAKLPEIEIVDMKQEQDSFFSEKLLEEMRTALLRKEQIILLLNRKGYSTLVQCEDCGHMEECEHCSIKLNYYASNGSLKCNYCGISKRYTGRCSKCNSKNMTFSGRGVERVEEELRKRFPVNIIRVDGEVSKEKDFYENMYNDFLAGRYDIMIGTQMISRGLHFPNVTLVGVINADTVMSIPDFRSGERTYQMITQVAGRAGRGEKKGKVIIQTYQPENYIIEKIQENSYVNFYDKEIEKREILSYPPFSKIINIGISSPEESGLEEYCHKLFKEIQDDEVEIYGPMRSLVYKVKGRYRCNIFVKGSRAKINVFKLKLEEKLKKVENKKYRVVVDVDPINLI, from the coding sequence ATGAGATATTTTAGTATCTATATAGAAAAGACTAATGATTTCTATACTTATGCCAGTGAAGATGAAAATATAAAAATTGGAGATAGAGTTCTAGTATCTTTTAGAAATAAAGATAAGGTTGGGCTTGTTGTAGAGGAAGAGATAGGGAAAGAGTATTCGTTCAAAGTTTTAGCAATAAAGAGAGTTTTATATGAAGAGTTAAGTTTTTCGAAAAGTTTTATAGAGCTTTTGTTGTGGATTAAAGATTATTATATGAGTTCTTTTGATCAAGTTTTTTCTACGGCCGTTCCAGCGGGAATAAAAATAAAGTATGAGGATATCTATAGAATAAATATAGAAAAAAAGAGTTTGTTAGTTGATGATTTATTACAATATTTTTATGATAGATTAAAGTTTAGAAAAAAAACTTTGGTAGATAAATTTTCTAAAGAAAAAATCACTGAGTTTCTTGAAGAGGGTTATCTAGAATTAAGAGATAACTGGTATGAATTGAATAGAGAAAAGAACTTAGACAGGGATTTAGAAAACTATTTTATAGCAAGAGAAGAGATCGGTAAACTAACCTTAGAGAAAAAATTTGATAAAAAAATAATAGAGAAGCATTTAAAAGAAAAAAATATCTTTTTTGAGAGGAAAATAAAAACTTTTGATGAGGAAAAATTAAAAAAAGATTTAGAAGAAAAAATTTTTAAAAAAGATACAGAATTAAATGAAGAGCAAGAATTAATAAAAAAAGGGATTGAGGAGTCTAGCAAAAGACATTTTCTTATAAGAGGAGTAACGGGATCTGGAAAAACAGAGATATATATTCAACTTATAAAAAGAGCTTTAGAAAGAGATCAAGGATCAATATTTTTAGTTCCCGAGATATCATTGACTCCACAGATGGTAAAAAGATTTAAAATTGAATTTGGAGATGAAGTTGCGATTCTTCATAGTAGATTATCATCTACTGATAGGGCTAAAGAATGGTACAGTATTTACATAGGAGATAAAAAGGTGGTTTTAGGAGTTAGATCAGCTATATTTGCTCCTGTACAAAACTTAGAATACATAATAGTGGATGAGGAACATGAAAACAGTTATAAACAAGATACGAATCCAAGATATAATGCTAAGTTTGTAGCAATAAAAAAAGCTGAACTAGAAAATGCTAAGGTAGTTTTAGGATCAGCAACACCATCAATAGAGAGTTATTATTATGGAAAGAAAGGGATTTTTCAATTGTTTGAAATTGAACATAGATATAAGGATGCAAAATTACCAGAAATAGAGATAGTGGATATGAAGCAAGAGCAGGACAGTTTTTTTAGTGAAAAATTATTAGAAGAGATGAGAACTGCACTATTGAGAAAAGAGCAGATAATACTTCTTTTAAATAGAAAAGGATATTCAACACTCGTTCAATGCGAAGATTGTGGACATATGGAGGAGTGTGAGCACTGCTCTATAAAGTTGAATTATTATGCAAGTAATGGAAGTCTGAAATGTAACTATTGTGGAATATCTAAAAGATATACAGGAAGATGTTCAAAGTGTAATAGCAAAAATATGACTTTTAGTGGACGTGGCGTTGAAAGAGTTGAGGAGGAGTTAAGAAAAAGATTTCCAGTAAATATAATAAGAGTTGATGGAGAGGTTTCTAAAGAGAAGGACTTCTACGAAAATATGTATAACGATTTCTTAGCAGGAAGATATGATATTATGATAGGAACTCAAATGATATCAAGAGGGCTTCATTTTCCTAATGTAACTTTAGTAGGGGTTATAAATGCAGATACTGTTATGAGTATACCAGATTTTAGATCGGGAGAAAGAACGTATCAAATGATAACTCAGGTTGCTGGGAGAGCAGGAAGAGGAGAAAAAAAAGGAAAAGTTATAATTCAAACTTACCAACCTGAAAATTACATAATAGAAAAAATTCAAGAGAATAGTTATGTGAATTTTTATGATAAAGAGATTGAGAAAAGAGAGATTCTATCCTATCCACCATTTTCAAAAATTATAAACATAGGGATATCATCGCCAGAAGAGAGTGGATTAGAAGAATACTGTCATAAACTATTTAAAGAGATACAGGACGATGAGGTAGAAATATATGGGCCTATGAGATCTTTAGTTTATAAGGTTAAAGGGAGATATAGATGTAATATTTTTGTGAAGGGTAGTAGAGCAAAAATAAATGTATTTAAATTGAAATTAGAGGAAAA